The Negativicoccus succinicivorans region TCAACACGTGACGCCAGTAAAGTGCGAGGACATAAAAATGCCAACGTCAAAAAATATCAAGAAAAATACGCCGGTCCGATTACTTGGCGTGAATCTGTTGACATGCCACCGGGGGCAGTCTGCTTTACCACCCCAACGAAAACTTATCAAAAACGCTTGGAATCGCTATTGTATTGTCATTGAGAAGATGCTAAAAGCACATTTTAGAGATGTGCTATAATAAAAAAACAACTTTAAAATGAACGCATTGAGGTATATATGAAGAAAATAATCAGTATTTCAATACTGTTTGTTCTACTCATCGCAGGAGGCGCGCTGCTTTACGGTAAAAATCCGTTGGTACAAAGCAAACCTGTAACGGTACGGATCGAGGCGGCGCAAACGGGAGCGGAAATAGCCCAAATCCTTGCAGATAAAAATATTATTTGGAATCCGCATATCTTTCGTGCCGTACTATACTTGAGCGGGAACGCCGATAAGCTCCAAGAAGGGCATTACGATCTTATGACGAATATGTCGATGCCGGCCGTAATCGCCGCCTTGCGCGACGGACGACCCGCTGCTCGGCAGGTGGTGATTCCGGAAGGATTTACCGTGTCGCAAATTGCGAAGCGACTGGATCGGTTGGGTATCGCTAAGAAACATGATTTCTTAGAGGCGGCGAAGGTTTATAGTTTGCCTGCAGATATGCAGAGCACACGAGCTACCGACTATCCGGTAGAAGGATTTTTGTTTCCTTCTACGTATGATGTTCCGGACGGTGCATCGGTCAATGATATCATCGCGCACATGAATCGAGAAATGCAAAAGCAACTGACACCCGAATTGCGGCAAGAAATCGCTGCGCAGGGATTCAGTCTGCATGACTTCATCACATTGGCGTCCCTGGTGGAAAAGGAGGCCATGTATGAGGATGATCGCTATACGATTGCCGCAGTGTTCAAGAAGCGCTTGGCGATCGGTATGCCTCTCCAATCTTGCGCAAGTATCCAGTATATTTTAGGAGAACCGAAACCGGTTTTAAGTATTGCCGATACGCAAATTCCTTCGCCGTATAATACCTATTTGCATAAGGGATTGCCGCCTGGACCGGTGGCGGCCCCCGGCAAAGCGGCGATGGATGCGGTATTACATGCACCGACTACCGAATATTTATATTTTGTGGCGGACGCTAAAGGATATCACCATTTTGCCAAGACATATGAAGAACATGAAGCCAATATCGACCGATATGCCGCATCTCAATAATGAAGTCACAGCTTTGCGCCGCTATGGAGACGATATTCGTATACCGCAAATTCGTAAGAGCGAAGAAAACTTATTTCGTTCGGCCGTACTCGCGGCGGCTCCGCGTCGGATTTTAGAAATCGGCACGGGGATCGGTTACTCGGCACTTTTGATGGCGACGCTATTGCCGCAGGCGGAGATCGTTACTATTGAGCCGTTTGCTCCGCGGTATCGGGAAGCAAGGAAACGAATGCGACAAGCAGGCGTAGAGAATCGAGTGACGGTGGTGTCGGCGACTGCGGAAGAGGCGTTGCGGGAAATCAAAGGACCGTTTGATTTGCTGTACCTTGACGGGTCCAAAGGTCACTACTTGGAGCATTTGCGTTTAGCGGAACCGCTCTTGCAAAAAAATGCGACTATTTTAGCGGATAACGTTTTATTTCGCGGTTATGTATGTGCTGACGATAGCGATGTACCGCGGCGCATGCGAACGATTGCACACCGTATGCGCGCTTTTCTTGCGTATTTGAAAGATCCGCGTTATTTTACGACGGGCATATATGAAACGGGGGACGGTTTTGCCGTCGCCCGACGAAAGGGATAGAAGCATAGTATGAAACCATTAGAACTGCTGGCACCGGCCGGCAATTTGGAAAAGCTTAAATTCGCTATTGAATATGGAGCCGATGCCGTATACTTAGGCGGTAAGGCATTCGGTTTGCGCGCGTATGGCGGTAATTTTGATACTGCTGAAATGGCGGAAGGTATTCAATTTGCCCATAAACGCGGCAAAAAAGTCTATGTCACAGTGAACATCATGGCGCATAACCGGGATTTGCCGGAATTACCTGACTATTTGAAAAGCTTGGATCAGCTCGGAGTGGATGCGTTGATCATTTCCGATCCGGGAGTTTTTGTCTTGGCGAAAGAATATGCGCCGCATACAGAACTACATGTTTCTACGCAGGCAAATACTACGAACTGGTCGGCGGCGCGTTTCTGGCAGCAGCAGGGAGCGAGTCGCATTGTACTGGCGAGAGAGCTGTCCCTTGATGAAACGAAGGAAATTCACGAAAAAACAGGAGTTGAAATCGAAAGTTTTGTGCACGGCGCGATGTGCATTTCCTATTCGGGGCGATGCCTTTTGAGCAACTATTTTTCAGAAACGCGTGATTCCAATCGAGGCGAATGCATTCAGGCGTGCCGCTATAAATATCGTGTAGTGGAAGAAGCACGACCGGGCGAATATTGGCCCGTCGAAGAAGACGAACGCGGAACGTACATTTTTAACTCCAAAGACTTGTGCTTATTGCCGCTGATCCCGAAGATGGTGGAAGCAGGGATCACCAGCTTCAAAATCGAGGGTCGCATGAAAAGCGCTCATTATGTTGCCACTGTAACCGGCGTTTATCGAAGTGCGCTGGATGCGTATTTGCGGGAGGGCGACGACTACTACGTACGTCCGGAGTGGTATCAGGAATTGGAAAAAATTTCACATCGACCGTATACCACAGGTTTTGCTGTGGGAAGGCCAAGCGAGCAGGATCAAATTTACGGCAGCTCAAGTAACGTGCAAAGCCATGAGTTTATCGGCTTGGTTTTGGAATACGATGAGGCAACCAAAACGGCTCTCATCGAGCAGCGCAACCATTTCGCGGTCGGTGAACTCGTTGAGTTTCGCACGCCGGAAGGAAACG contains the following coding sequences:
- the mltG gene encoding endolytic transglycosylase MltG, with the translated sequence MKKIISISILFVLLIAGGALLYGKNPLVQSKPVTVRIEAAQTGAEIAQILADKNIIWNPHIFRAVLYLSGNADKLQEGHYDLMTNMSMPAVIAALRDGRPAARQVVIPEGFTVSQIAKRLDRLGIAKKHDFLEAAKVYSLPADMQSTRATDYPVEGFLFPSTYDVPDGASVNDIIAHMNREMQKQLTPELRQEIAAQGFSLHDFITLASLVEKEAMYEDDRYTIAAVFKKRLAIGMPLQSCASIQYILGEPKPVLSIADTQIPSPYNTYLHKGLPPGPVAAPGKAAMDAVLHAPTTEYLYFVADAKGYHHFAKTYEEHEANIDRYAASQ
- a CDS encoding O-methyltransferase, encoding MKPISTDMPHLNNEVTALRRYGDDIRIPQIRKSEENLFRSAVLAAAPRRILEIGTGIGYSALLMATLLPQAEIVTIEPFAPRYREARKRMRQAGVENRVTVVSATAEEALREIKGPFDLLYLDGSKGHYLEHLRLAEPLLQKNATILADNVLFRGYVCADDSDVPRRMRTIAHRMRAFLAYLKDPRYFTTGIYETGDGFAVARRKG
- a CDS encoding peptidase U32 family protein codes for the protein MKPLELLAPAGNLEKLKFAIEYGADAVYLGGKAFGLRAYGGNFDTAEMAEGIQFAHKRGKKVYVTVNIMAHNRDLPELPDYLKSLDQLGVDALIISDPGVFVLAKEYAPHTELHVSTQANTTNWSAARFWQQQGASRIVLARELSLDETKEIHEKTGVEIESFVHGAMCISYSGRCLLSNYFSETRDSNRGECIQACRYKYRVVEEARPGEYWPVEEDERGTYIFNSKDLCLLPLIPKMVEAGITSFKIEGRMKSAHYVATVTGVYRSALDAYLREGDDYYVRPEWYQELEKISHRPYTTGFAVGRPSEQDQIYGSSSNVQSHEFIGLVLEYDEATKTALIEQRNHFAVGELVEFRTPEGNVFTQKIEQMTDGEGEAISRAPHPRMLVRLPMQQAVTKHSLMRRQIHA